In one window of Helianthus annuus cultivar XRQ/B chromosome 17, HanXRQr2.0-SUNRISE, whole genome shotgun sequence DNA:
- the LOC110925332 gene encoding early nodulin-75-like: MEMDDDLDPEMPPTGTPTHPISISSGSPYEGSPYQGPESWAERWNTYQWEFTPSFHNSPPQPPLEEPYLQAVTPPPLPVEEPPQQPPEPPPEPPRRRRNAWMSVRGGPRFSSPQASTTYPPILEDPQMGGPSHAVPENDPSPEKVAPPPPPMGYENPIPTYPGSSGYNPFEYQTPTGYEYQAPAQDPYLEAAQFNALYPSPFPPVYPTGYPVQGYQYPPYQQQPPLPQLQAQQILQRLDQVEQKAEERDKKHNKFLKGLANFIKGKMK, translated from the coding sequence ATGGAGATGGACGATGATCTAGATCCTGAGATGCCACCAACTGGGACGCCAACACATCCCATCAGTATCTCCAGCGGTTCTCCTTATGAAGGATCGCCATATCAAGGCCCCGAATCATGGGCCGAAAGGTGGAACACGTACCAATGGGAATTTACACCTTCTTTTCATAACTCTCCTCCACAACCTCCATTGGAGGAACCGTATCTTCAGGCGGTTACTCCACCGCCATTGCCCGTTGAGGAACCACCTCAACAACCACCAGAACCACCTCCTGAGCCACCAAGGCGGAGGAGGAATGCatggatgtccgtgcgagggggaccAAGATTCAGTTCCCCACAAGCTTCAACTACCTACCCTCCTATTCTTGAAgatccacaaatgggtggaccttctcACGCGGTGCCGGAAAATGATCCCTCGCCAGAAAAGGttgcaccaccgccaccgccaatGGGTTATGAAAACCCAATACCAACTTACCCAGGTTCATCTGGGTATAACCCGTTTGAATATCAAACTCCTACGGGTTATGAATATCAAGCCCCTGCCCAGGATCCATATCTTGAGGCAGCTCAATTTAATGCACTTTATCCCTCACCATTTCCTCCAGTATACCCAACTGGGTATCCCGTGCAAGGGTATCAATACCCTCCTTATCAACAACAACCTCCACTTCCACAACTGCAAGCGCAACAAATCCTACAGAGGCTGGATCAGGTTGAACAGAAAGCAGAGGAACGCGATAAGAAGCACAACAAATTTCTTAAAGGTCTCGCGAATTTCATAAAGGGCAAGATGAAGTAg